A genome region from Mesorhizobium sp. WSM2240 includes the following:
- a CDS encoding sugar transferase: protein MTMDAFDNRPRHLVSWLGAPSPVAMQHQSPPSLDGSMPLHQGFSTVSQMAMAEVASDPDRPSPAGNAGAYLQRPLGGWSKRVADVLIAATALVLAAPVMLLVALLIKMTLGRPTVFSHTRVGLGGKPFNCYKFRSMVANSAEVLNQHLAKNPDAAREWEEFRKLRNDPRVTPLGQMLRKSSLDELPQLFNVLRGEMSCVGPRPIVQDELGRYGSHVGEYLQARPGLTGLWQVSGRSSTDYAERVSLDSHYVRNWSLWLDLVIMLRTVIAVMRFDRAS, encoded by the coding sequence ATGACCATGGATGCTTTTGACAATCGGCCCCGGCATCTCGTTTCATGGCTCGGTGCGCCGTCCCCCGTGGCTATGCAGCACCAGAGCCCCCCCTCCTTGGACGGATCCATGCCCTTGCATCAAGGATTTTCGACCGTTTCCCAGATGGCCATGGCCGAGGTCGCCTCGGACCCTGATAGACCGTCGCCAGCCGGAAACGCGGGAGCGTACTTGCAACGACCCCTTGGTGGTTGGTCCAAGCGGGTGGCCGATGTGCTCATCGCCGCCACCGCTTTGGTCCTTGCCGCTCCCGTGATGCTTTTGGTGGCGCTCCTGATCAAAATGACGCTCGGCCGACCGACGGTGTTTTCCCACACGCGCGTGGGCTTGGGCGGAAAGCCGTTCAACTGCTACAAATTCCGTTCCATGGTCGCTAATTCCGCAGAAGTGCTGAACCAGCACCTGGCCAAGAACCCGGATGCCGCCAGGGAATGGGAGGAATTCAGGAAGCTCAGGAATGATCCTCGCGTAACGCCGCTTGGGCAGATGCTCAGGAAATCGAGCCTGGACGAGCTGCCGCAACTGTTCAATGTGCTTCGCGGCGAGATGAGCTGCGTTGGACCACGACCGATTGTCCAGGACGAGCTCGGTCGCTACGGATCTCATGTGGGCGAGTACCTTCAAGCCAGGCCCGGCCTGACCGGACTGTGGCAGGTGTCGGGACGCAGCAGCACCGACTATGCCGAGCGCGTATCGCTCGATAGCCACTATGTGCGCAACTGGTCGCTGTGGTTGGACCTTGTCATCATGTTGCGAACGGTGATTGCGGTCATGCGTTTCGACCGAGCCTCATAG
- a CDS encoding phosphomannomutase/phosphoglucomutase — MTPTLVGEAKPNTFAFETSALVKPTGFREYDARWWFGHPDSATDPELNLIGVQALGMGLGTLILRMGAGPEIVTGHDFRSYSMAIKLALVSGLMAAGARVKDIGLALSPMAYFAQFALDAQSVAMITASHNENGWTGVKMGAQRPLTFGPEEMSRLKEIVLNGDFDLNSAGAYKFIPGFRETYIEDLTGGKTIGRRLKVVAACGNGTAGAFAPQALERIGCEVIPLDVELDHRFPRYNPNPEDMKMLHAIRDKVLEAGADVGLGFDGDGDRCGVVDNEGNEIFADKVGVMLARDISLLHPGSTFVVDVKSTGLFATDEALKANDAITDYWKTGHSHIKRRVAELGAIAGFEKSGHFFFNPPIGRGYDDGLVTAIAVCQMLDRNPHKTMADLHRELPVTFGTPTMSAHCGDEVKYGVVERVVADFQAMAERGESFAGQPIADLIKVNGVRAVAADGTWGLVRASSNKPEIVVVVESPISAARRREMFEAVDAVLRRSSEVGAYNQTF, encoded by the coding sequence GTGACACCGACGCTCGTTGGCGAAGCCAAGCCCAACACCTTCGCCTTTGAAACCAGCGCCCTCGTCAAGCCGACCGGGTTCCGCGAGTACGATGCGCGCTGGTGGTTCGGGCATCCCGATTCAGCAACAGATCCAGAATTGAACCTTATCGGTGTGCAAGCGCTGGGCATGGGGCTCGGCACATTGATCCTGCGCATGGGAGCCGGTCCGGAGATCGTCACCGGGCATGACTTCAGAAGCTATTCGATGGCGATCAAACTGGCGTTGGTCTCGGGTCTGATGGCGGCGGGCGCGCGCGTCAAGGACATAGGTTTGGCGCTGTCGCCCATGGCCTATTTCGCGCAGTTCGCACTGGACGCGCAGTCGGTGGCGATGATTACCGCCTCGCACAATGAAAATGGCTGGACCGGCGTCAAAATGGGAGCGCAGCGGCCGCTTACTTTCGGGCCGGAGGAGATGAGCAGACTGAAGGAGATTGTCCTCAACGGCGACTTCGACCTCAACAGCGCCGGCGCCTACAAATTCATACCGGGGTTTCGCGAAACCTATATCGAGGATCTGACTGGCGGCAAAACCATCGGCCGCAGGCTGAAGGTGGTGGCCGCCTGCGGCAACGGCACTGCCGGAGCCTTCGCTCCCCAGGCGCTTGAGCGGATCGGCTGCGAAGTCATCCCGCTGGACGTGGAACTCGACCACAGATTTCCGCGCTACAATCCCAATCCCGAAGACATGAAGATGCTGCACGCGATCCGCGACAAGGTGCTGGAGGCTGGCGCCGATGTCGGGCTTGGCTTTGACGGCGACGGCGACCGCTGCGGCGTCGTCGACAATGAAGGCAATGAAATTTTCGCCGACAAGGTTGGCGTTATGCTGGCGCGGGACATTTCGTTGCTGCATCCAGGATCCACCTTCGTCGTCGACGTGAAGTCGACGGGCCTTTTTGCGACCGACGAGGCTCTCAAAGCGAATGACGCAATCACAGACTACTGGAAAACCGGACATTCCCACATCAAGCGGCGCGTGGCCGAACTCGGCGCCATCGCCGGCTTCGAAAAATCGGGACATTTCTTTTTCAATCCACCGATCGGCCGCGGCTATGACGACGGATTGGTAACGGCGATCGCCGTCTGCCAGATGCTCGACCGCAATCCGCACAAGACAATGGCGGATCTTCACCGCGAGCTGCCGGTGACCTTCGGCACGCCGACAATGTCGGCTCATTGCGGCGACGAGGTTAAATATGGCGTCGTGGAGCGCGTGGTCGCGGATTTCCAAGCCATGGCGGAGCGCGGCGAAAGTTTCGCCGGGCAGCCAATCGCAGACCTCATTAAGGTGAACGGAGTGCGCGCGGTGGCGGCGGATGGAACTTGGGGCCTGGTCAGGGCCTCGTCCAACAAGCCGGAAATCGTCGTCGTCGTCGAGAGCCCGATTTCGGCGGCAAGACGCCGGGAAATGTTCGAAGCGGTCGATGCCGTGTTGCGCCGCAGCAGCGAGGTCGGCGCCTACAACCAGACATTCTAA
- a CDS encoding glycosyltransferase yields the protein MIEELDIPWLTGDDAVTCDVLFANHPQVFERMPDRPVRIRPRHVVCVVQHPLFDGAWIPQYDLGAVERNLERLFGAPVTFAPVGPKVRAQFEILVGWKPKLLPRDLFNMIDISEWSCRIRPPPQGSAILGRHSRPARLKWPDSREELLAAYPDKRHLTVKALGGVPSEIQPWLGSNWQLLPFSEDGTAEFLKSLDFYVYFHSRLWVEAFGIGIAEAMASGVVTILDPSYEALYGDGAVYTEANGVETVIDCLLSSPDAYLKQSAAARKLVEAKFSLAIYPKRMAVLYEALELPPIPALKAAKSSRASRKHASHGGLQTSRRSASPCRIGVSRRVLFVATNGIGLGHITRLMAIAERMSPDIEPIFITRSAGSSLISQRGHATDYIPWPVKIGVTDNSWNQVYSQELLVAIESFDIAAVVFDGTYPFPGLVDVAGVRPDIAWIWVRRAMWRTDHSLKSELQSCFDMIIEPGELAHDEDYGPTRSMPGPITVVGPILLKEPGCFLSRSDAAKRLGMDPEKFTAAIQLGSQRNFDYETLPELLTKELLDRHVQLVQIDNPLSRPPVSELPGVIRRRVYPVSEYLGAVDLMITNASYNSFHECVYGGIPAIFVPNESPEMDDQHLRATYAHATGLGLRIRASELSRVKTVVDTAMSNDFRQEMRRRSARLDFVNGAVEAARAIEQLVFSVRANRPLHESLART from the coding sequence GTGATCGAGGAACTCGATATCCCTTGGTTGACAGGCGATGATGCCGTGACGTGCGACGTCCTTTTTGCAAACCATCCTCAGGTGTTTGAACGGATGCCGGATCGACCGGTTAGAATCCGGCCTCGTCACGTTGTCTGCGTCGTCCAACATCCGCTATTCGATGGCGCCTGGATTCCGCAATACGATCTTGGCGCCGTCGAGCGCAATCTTGAACGCTTGTTCGGAGCGCCGGTGACATTCGCACCCGTAGGTCCCAAGGTCCGGGCTCAGTTCGAAATTCTGGTCGGCTGGAAGCCGAAGCTTCTGCCGCGCGATCTCTTCAATATGATTGACATCTCGGAGTGGAGCTGCCGCATACGGCCGCCTCCCCAGGGGTCGGCCATACTTGGCCGGCACTCGCGGCCGGCGCGCCTCAAATGGCCGGACAGCCGCGAGGAACTACTCGCCGCTTATCCCGACAAGCGTCACCTGACGGTGAAGGCGCTTGGGGGCGTTCCCTCTGAAATTCAGCCATGGCTCGGCTCGAACTGGCAGCTTCTGCCGTTTTCCGAGGATGGTACTGCTGAATTCCTCAAAAGCCTCGATTTCTACGTCTACTTTCACAGCCGACTATGGGTTGAGGCGTTCGGCATCGGTATCGCCGAGGCGATGGCGAGTGGCGTCGTGACGATACTGGACCCCTCATACGAGGCGCTGTATGGGGATGGCGCGGTCTATACGGAGGCCAACGGTGTCGAAACGGTCATCGACTGTCTGCTATCCTCACCCGATGCGTATCTCAAGCAATCTGCTGCGGCGCGAAAGCTGGTCGAGGCCAAATTCTCGCTGGCAATCTATCCAAAACGCATGGCTGTGCTCTACGAGGCGCTCGAACTGCCTCCGATCCCGGCGTTGAAAGCCGCAAAATCGTCGCGGGCAAGCCGGAAACATGCAAGCCACGGTGGGCTGCAGACCAGTCGACGCTCCGCGAGCCCGTGCCGGATAGGCGTATCGCGGCGCGTGCTTTTTGTAGCGACTAACGGGATAGGCCTCGGCCACATCACCCGCCTGATGGCCATTGCCGAGCGGATGTCACCGGATATCGAGCCGATCTTCATCACTCGTTCGGCGGGGTCGTCGCTGATCAGCCAACGGGGGCACGCAACCGACTATATACCCTGGCCTGTAAAGATCGGTGTGACCGACAACAGTTGGAACCAAGTGTATTCACAGGAACTGCTCGTCGCGATCGAATCCTTTGACATTGCCGCGGTTGTATTCGACGGTACCTACCCGTTTCCCGGTCTCGTCGATGTCGCTGGCGTGCGGCCGGACATCGCGTGGATTTGGGTACGTCGCGCCATGTGGCGTACCGATCACAGTTTAAAAAGCGAGCTTCAGTCCTGTTTCGACATGATCATAGAGCCCGGCGAACTCGCGCATGATGAAGACTACGGCCCGACCCGATCCATGCCAGGTCCCATCACGGTCGTCGGCCCGATCCTTCTCAAGGAGCCTGGCTGTTTTCTCTCCAGAAGCGATGCCGCCAAGCGGCTTGGCATGGACCCGGAAAAGTTCACAGCGGCCATCCAGCTCGGTTCGCAACGCAATTTCGATTACGAGACCTTGCCGGAACTCCTGACGAAGGAACTCCTCGACCGGCACGTTCAGCTTGTTCAGATCGACAATCCGCTGTCCCGTCCCCCGGTTTCCGAGCTTCCCGGTGTCATACGCCGACGTGTGTATCCGGTCTCCGAGTATCTCGGTGCGGTCGACCTAATGATCACGAACGCCAGCTACAATTCCTTTCACGAGTGCGTCTATGGCGGGATACCGGCTATCTTTGTCCCCAACGAGTCGCCTGAGATGGATGACCAGCACCTCAGAGCGACCTATGCGCATGCGACAGGCCTTGGCTTGCGAATTCGCGCTTCGGAGCTCTCAAGGGTAAAGACGGTTGTCGACACAGCTATGTCAAACGACTTTCGTCAGGAAATGCGCCGCCGGTCGGCACGGCTGGACTTCGTCAATGGGGCGGTTGAAGCGGCACGTGCTATCGAACAGCTCGTCTTCTCGGTTAGAGCTAACCGCCCGCTTCACGAGTCACTGGCGAGAACGTAG
- a CDS encoding mannose-1-phosphate guanylyltransferase/mannose-6-phosphate isomerase — MTERIVSFVMSGGVGSRLWPLSREDNPKQFHDFSGDGSMLVKTLRRLKARSEGQTPIYLIASERHAERVRSDVAGIDLAGGGAIFEPLGRNTAAAVAIATLQTITAYGDAIVLVVPSDHEISTDRQFWETVSRGVPAAEAGRLVVFGITPVQPETGYGYIEVSGKKDGVLDVSRFVEKPDLATAKGYIEAGNFYWNTGIFLFRASAMRNAFCKFQPDVWQGAEAAWKAARSDLTGRYMPPDLYAAIPSISIDYAVMERAKEIAMVPAEFRWSDLGSWQSLLDVSPSDKAGNVIVGDVVAIDCENSYIRSQGRLLSAIGLKDIAIVATVDATFVAPVSHSQNVKKVVEQLERSGRLETKFTPAHDRVLVSGAWRQRVRHWLFEETLPLWSTAGIDEAHGGFFERLGFDAAPLMKPKRMRTMARQIYAFAVAKAHGWDGPADRLIAHGLDFMAGKGRTDRGGWVRALNVDGSVADAAEDAYDHACVLLALAHAHRCGNPDALRLGEETFAFLDAHLEDQRMTGFLETSAGVGLRRSNPHMHLLEAFLAWHTATGDRAHLRRAARIIDLFRSHFFDAESWTLGEYFDDDWRPATGDQGAWTEPGHHFEWASLLVDFANKSGQKDLTAYARKLYASAIANGLNRATGLAYGAVSRQGLPLDRVSRSWPQSEAIKAAIALDGAGGGPDLKPEIEARVGRLFRWHIDPAPLGLWIDQIDERGRSQASDVPASIFYHLVCALTQYLDATEGQAAVAHA, encoded by the coding sequence ATGACAGAACGCATCGTCAGTTTCGTTATGAGCGGTGGCGTCGGCTCGCGGCTATGGCCGCTTTCGCGCGAGGACAATCCGAAGCAGTTCCACGACTTCTCAGGCGACGGTTCGATGTTGGTCAAGACCCTGCGCCGTCTCAAGGCGCGGTCGGAAGGCCAGACCCCAATCTATCTGATTGCGTCGGAGCGGCATGCCGAGCGTGTGCGCTCCGACGTAGCCGGCATCGACCTGGCCGGCGGCGGCGCTATCTTCGAACCCCTCGGGCGCAATACGGCGGCGGCGGTGGCGATCGCGACGCTGCAGACGATCACGGCATATGGCGACGCTATCGTCCTCGTCGTCCCTTCCGACCACGAGATTTCGACTGACCGCCAATTCTGGGAAACGGTTTCGCGCGGCGTTCCCGCCGCGGAGGCCGGCCGCCTGGTGGTTTTCGGCATCACGCCGGTCCAGCCCGAAACCGGCTACGGCTATATTGAAGTCTCAGGCAAGAAAGACGGCGTGCTCGATGTCTCGCGCTTCGTCGAGAAGCCGGATCTGGCGACGGCCAAAGGTTATATCGAAGCCGGAAATTTCTATTGGAACACCGGCATCTTCCTGTTTCGCGCCAGCGCAATGCGCAACGCCTTTTGCAAATTCCAGCCAGATGTCTGGCAAGGAGCCGAAGCAGCCTGGAAAGCTGCAAGGAGCGACCTGACCGGCCGCTACATGCCGCCCGACCTGTACGCCGCGATCCCCTCAATATCGATCGACTACGCCGTCATGGAGCGGGCCAAGGAGATTGCGATGGTGCCGGCGGAATTTCGCTGGAGCGATCTGGGTTCATGGCAGTCGCTGCTTGACGTCAGCCCATCCGACAAGGCCGGCAACGTCATCGTCGGCGATGTCGTCGCGATCGATTGCGAAAACTCCTATATCCGCAGTCAGGGGCGGCTGCTTTCGGCCATCGGCCTCAAGGACATCGCCATCGTGGCGACGGTCGACGCCACCTTCGTGGCACCTGTCAGCCACAGCCAGAACGTCAAAAAAGTCGTTGAACAGCTCGAAAGGAGCGGCCGGCTCGAAACCAAATTCACCCCGGCGCACGACCGGGTGCTGGTTAGCGGGGCCTGGCGGCAGCGCGTCCGCCATTGGCTTTTCGAGGAGACGCTGCCGCTCTGGTCGACCGCTGGTATCGACGAGGCGCATGGCGGCTTCTTTGAGAGGCTGGGCTTCGATGCGGCGCCGCTGATGAAACCGAAGCGTATGCGCACCATGGCGCGTCAGATCTATGCGTTTGCGGTAGCCAAGGCCCATGGCTGGGACGGACCGGCTGACCGGCTGATCGCCCATGGACTGGATTTCATGGCCGGCAAAGGCCGCACCGACCGCGGCGGCTGGGTGCGCGCCCTCAACGTCGACGGCAGCGTCGCGGATGCCGCCGAGGACGCCTACGATCACGCATGCGTGCTTCTGGCGCTCGCCCACGCCCATAGATGCGGCAACCCCGACGCGCTGCGGCTCGGCGAAGAAACCTTCGCCTTTCTCGACGCGCATCTCGAGGACCAACGCATGACCGGATTTCTCGAAACCTCGGCGGGTGTGGGGCTGCGGCGATCCAATCCGCATATGCACCTCTTGGAAGCGTTTCTCGCCTGGCATACGGCGACTGGCGACCGGGCGCACCTGCGCCGCGCCGCGCGCATCATCGATCTCTTCCGCAGCCATTTCTTCGACGCCGAGAGCTGGACGCTAGGCGAATATTTCGACGACGACTGGCGGCCAGCAACCGGAGACCAGGGAGCCTGGACCGAGCCAGGGCATCATTTCGAGTGGGCTTCACTGCTCGTCGATTTCGCAAACAAGAGCGGGCAGAAGGACCTCACCGCCTATGCGCGCAAGCTCTACGCCTCGGCGATCGCCAACGGACTCAATCGGGCGACGGGTCTTGCCTATGGCGCGGTGTCGCGGCAGGGCTTGCCACTCGACCGGGTGTCGCGCAGCTGGCCGCAAAGCGAGGCGATCAAGGCGGCCATCGCGCTGGATGGCGCGGGCGGCGGTCCCGACCTCAAGCCGGAAATCGAGGCGCGTGTCGGCCGATTGTTCCGCTGGCATATCGACCCGGCGCCGCTCGGCCTGTGGATCGACCAGATCGACGAACGCGGCCGGTCACAGGCCAGCGACGTTCCCGCCAGCATCTTTTATCATCTCGTCTGCGCTCTTACGCAGTACCTCGACGCCACGGAGGGTCAGGCGGCCGTCGCTCATGCTTAG
- a CDS encoding caspase family protein gives MGTKGDLLNQLDVPVNRFLFFLLTLLAAFALLSTSNAQAERRAAIVVGNGGYSFAPLTNPRNDAKLIANSLTELDFDVLLFYDVKKAAVKDLKEAIRAHLVGAEMAVFYYAGHALQFDRQNLLLPVDTTTSSAKEIVADAIRLNDLIDIVKDDPVGVKLFILDACRDNPVAKAKGLDEGLAYTEAGSGQVLIAFATSAGEVAYDGTGINSPYSSALANALQTPNLDIYDTFRTVRGDVRQATGGFQIPWITGSIETKFVFRKGGTGGDVAGSEQPAEAGNGLTIDEVLWSFIKDSPNPEDFGRFAKVFPKSRFAKEATEKSQVQMAALSERGVFVSGPLKSTPIATDILVVGESRAASEEFVFQQAGERAVSETFRVWPSELPDTQRGMKALVTDCDLYAADPNDPQRSVPGVTNGLVNVRDALRACGFDLAADINNPRLQFQFGRVLEIAGRFDWAEHYYELAGKQQYSAALVNLGYMARVGMGREVDFNRAFDFYMQAAALGNLRARTNIGTAYVRGQGVPELPEEGILWYKLAASSGWANAMAALGDAYSKGIGVQKDMVEAAKLYTAAADMGQIDAMSNLGRAYIAGSGVEKDVKRGLELLLRATDMGNQYAPRFAGQLFLKGGGGVGRDAKRALRLFELSARRGFEDSYLDLANGYRDGSFGKADLPQAYFNATLAERFKVNKAGKLKEQIGQKLKPDVRRKIEADAELFIEQNGR, from the coding sequence ATGGGTACTAAGGGCGACCTCCTCAACCAGCTCGACGTTCCCGTGAACAGATTTCTCTTTTTTTTGCTTACGCTTTTGGCGGCGTTCGCCCTGCTCTCTACGAGTAACGCTCAAGCCGAAAGACGTGCGGCGATCGTCGTCGGCAATGGCGGTTATAGCTTCGCTCCTCTGACAAATCCTCGAAATGACGCGAAGCTCATCGCCAATAGCCTGACCGAGCTCGATTTCGACGTTCTGCTTTTCTACGATGTAAAAAAGGCAGCCGTTAAGGATTTGAAGGAAGCGATCCGCGCGCATCTTGTCGGCGCGGAGATGGCCGTCTTTTACTATGCGGGCCATGCCCTGCAGTTCGATCGTCAGAACCTGCTGCTGCCTGTCGACACAACCACCTCCTCAGCAAAGGAGATCGTTGCCGATGCGATACGTCTTAACGATCTCATCGATATTGTGAAGGACGACCCAGTCGGCGTGAAACTCTTTATCCTCGACGCCTGTCGCGACAACCCGGTGGCAAAAGCCAAAGGCCTAGATGAAGGTCTCGCCTATACCGAAGCCGGAAGCGGTCAAGTTCTCATCGCGTTTGCCACGAGCGCCGGAGAGGTTGCCTATGATGGCACCGGGATAAACAGTCCGTATTCCTCCGCGCTGGCCAACGCGTTGCAGACGCCCAATCTGGACATCTATGATACGTTCCGCACAGTACGCGGCGACGTCCGCCAGGCAACGGGTGGATTTCAGATTCCCTGGATCACCGGCTCGATCGAAACGAAGTTCGTGTTCAGGAAAGGCGGCACGGGGGGCGACGTCGCTGGGTCGGAACAGCCGGCAGAGGCAGGAAACGGTCTAACGATCGATGAAGTGCTGTGGTCATTCATCAAGGACAGTCCGAATCCGGAAGATTTCGGCCGTTTTGCAAAGGTCTTTCCGAAAAGCCGGTTCGCCAAGGAGGCGACCGAAAAGAGCCAGGTTCAAATGGCAGCGCTTTCCGAGCGCGGTGTCTTTGTCAGCGGACCCCTGAAATCCACTCCGATTGCCACCGACATTCTTGTGGTCGGGGAAAGCAGGGCCGCGAGCGAGGAATTCGTTTTCCAGCAGGCCGGCGAACGCGCCGTCAGCGAGACGTTTCGCGTGTGGCCATCGGAGCTGCCTGACACCCAGCGGGGCATGAAAGCGCTGGTCACTGACTGTGACCTCTACGCCGCCGATCCCAACGACCCGCAGCGTTCCGTCCCTGGGGTCACCAATGGACTCGTTAACGTTCGCGACGCGCTGCGGGCTTGCGGCTTTGATCTCGCTGCCGACATCAACAATCCGCGCCTGCAATTCCAGTTCGGTCGCGTTCTCGAAATTGCCGGACGTTTCGATTGGGCCGAGCATTATTATGAACTGGCGGGCAAGCAGCAGTACAGCGCTGCACTTGTGAACCTCGGTTACATGGCGCGCGTCGGCATGGGCCGGGAGGTCGATTTCAATCGCGCGTTCGACTTTTACATGCAGGCTGCCGCCCTTGGTAACCTCAGGGCACGCACGAATATTGGCACCGCCTATGTGCGTGGTCAGGGCGTACCGGAGCTGCCCGAGGAAGGCATCCTGTGGTACAAGCTCGCCGCTTCCAGCGGGTGGGCGAATGCAATGGCGGCGCTCGGCGATGCCTACAGCAAGGGCATCGGCGTTCAAAAAGACATGGTTGAGGCTGCGAAGCTCTACACTGCCGCGGCAGATATGGGCCAGATCGACGCCATGAGCAATCTCGGGCGCGCCTATATCGCCGGCTCGGGGGTGGAGAAGGACGTCAAGCGCGGCCTCGAATTGCTGCTGAGGGCTACCGACATGGGAAACCAGTATGCGCCGCGATTTGCAGGCCAGCTCTTCCTCAAGGGCGGTGGCGGGGTAGGCCGCGATGCGAAGCGTGCGCTCCGCCTGTTCGAACTTTCCGCGCGGCGCGGCTTCGAAGACAGCTACCTCGATCTTGCCAACGGCTACCGGGACGGCTCCTTTGGCAAGGCCGACTTGCCGCAGGCTTATTTCAACGCCACCCTTGCGGAACGTTTCAAGGTCAACAAGGCCGGGAAACTAAAGGAGCAGATAGGCCAAAAGCTGAAGCCTGACGTCCGCCGGAAAATTGAAGCCGATGCGGAACTGTTTATAGAGCAGAACGGCAGATGA
- a CDS encoding GNVR domain-containing protein codes for MDRVLDSQWSPAGDQQNSAVQEFIGLSDITEFLRRYLRLIAGCVAVALGLAWFYNATTYRVFTATTQILIEPKLPYLLQQQAAEVNLSLDTAQVESQIAVMKSEKIAAMVIDQLDLVNDPSFNRPHTPTIGDRFRKLEAIVFETLGLDGAWVSGIGALVPESASSTPPTPLSEFERKRRTMEIFRKGLDVWRVGVSYAINISFFSLDPEAAAKIANATSEAFVREQIETKAEAAKQGGAWLEKRLQELRAQMNAATQEAQEFRSRHDYSVSARDDLPPEGEEQAPTLEELEVTADTYSKMYESFLNAYTNSVSQQSYPVADARVITAAAPPLYPSAPRPKLVLAFGALAGIMAGIGLAFLRHTFDWTVRSPRQIREQLGLDCIGELPPTGRRQLPRRPDEVASAPQSRFSHAMRRVKTAISLSDTVHPIRCLGVTAATPGDMKSAFASNLATLYAASGLRTLVIDADLHCPELTARLLGRESFDEHRPKCMDPISVNIITAPGRTFDILPVWVVKAKNLLAPRTLQALLADLHAYDIVIVDLPTLANGSDGLAAGSALDGVVMAAEWGRTHIDTLRELASTVKASRTTILGVLLTNVRAAPAKRRA; via the coding sequence ATGGACCGTGTGCTCGACAGCCAATGGTCGCCTGCCGGCGACCAGCAAAACTCCGCCGTTCAGGAGTTTATCGGGCTTTCCGACATCACGGAGTTTCTGAGGCGTTATTTGCGCTTAATCGCGGGGTGTGTCGCCGTCGCGCTAGGGCTGGCCTGGTTCTACAACGCCACCACCTATCGGGTCTTCACAGCAACGACGCAGATCCTGATTGAGCCGAAACTGCCTTACCTCCTGCAGCAGCAGGCGGCTGAGGTGAACCTGTCGCTCGATACGGCGCAGGTGGAAAGCCAGATCGCCGTGATGAAGTCGGAAAAGATCGCGGCGATGGTCATCGACCAGCTCGATCTCGTCAACGACCCGAGCTTCAACCGACCTCATACACCCACGATCGGCGATCGGTTTCGCAAATTGGAGGCGATCGTTTTCGAGACGCTCGGGCTGGATGGGGCGTGGGTTTCTGGGATCGGAGCTCTTGTGCCCGAAAGCGCATCGTCCACGCCCCCAACACCATTGAGTGAATTCGAACGCAAGCGGCGCACAATGGAGATTTTCCGGAAGGGTCTCGACGTGTGGCGGGTCGGGGTGTCGTACGCGATTAATATATCATTTTTTTCGCTCGATCCTGAGGCCGCCGCAAAGATTGCAAACGCCACCTCCGAGGCCTTCGTTCGTGAACAGATCGAGACCAAGGCCGAGGCTGCCAAGCAGGGCGGCGCCTGGCTTGAAAAGCGTCTGCAGGAGCTGCGCGCCCAGATGAACGCAGCAACCCAGGAAGCGCAGGAATTCCGCTCGAGGCACGACTACAGTGTTAGCGCGCGCGATGATTTGCCACCCGAGGGCGAGGAACAAGCGCCCACGCTGGAGGAACTGGAAGTGACGGCCGACACCTACAGCAAGATGTATGAGAGCTTCCTGAATGCCTACACCAATTCCGTCAGCCAGCAGTCCTATCCGGTCGCCGACGCGCGCGTGATCACGGCGGCGGCGCCCCCGCTCTACCCGAGCGCGCCGCGGCCGAAGCTCGTGCTTGCGTTCGGCGCGCTCGCAGGCATCATGGCAGGTATCGGATTGGCGTTCCTGCGCCACACATTCGACTGGACCGTAAGATCGCCGCGACAGATACGCGAACAGCTGGGCCTCGATTGCATCGGCGAGCTGCCGCCGACCGGCAGGAGGCAATTGCCGCGCCGCCCCGACGAGGTGGCAAGCGCGCCGCAGTCGCGCTTCAGCCACGCGATGAGACGAGTCAAGACCGCCATCAGCCTTTCCGACACTGTCCATCCGATAAGGTGCCTGGGCGTTACCGCCGCCACGCCTGGCGATATGAAAAGCGCATTTGCGAGCAATCTGGCGACGCTTTACGCGGCGTCGGGCCTGCGCACGCTGGTCATCGACGCTGACCTCCACTGCCCTGAACTGACGGCGCGATTGCTCGGCCGGGAAAGCTTCGACGAGCATCGTCCAAAATGCATGGACCCCATCAGCGTCAACATTATCACCGCGCCTGGGCGCACGTTCGACATCTTGCCAGTCTGGGTGGTGAAAGCAAAGAACCTTCTGGCCCCACGCACACTGCAAGCGCTTCTTGCCGATCTCCACGCCTATGACATCGTCATTGTCGATCTTCCGACCCTGGCCAATGGTTCCGACGGCCTGGCCGCCGGGTCCGCGCTGGACGGCGTCGTCATGGCGGCCGAGTGGGGCAGGACCCACATCGATACGCTTCGCGAACTCGCCAGCACCGTCAAGGCAAGCAGGACCACAATCCTCGGCGTGCTGCTCACCAATGTCCGCGCCGCGCCGGCCAAGCGCCGCGCCTAG